In a genomic window of Columba livia isolate bColLiv1 breed racing homer chromosome 4, bColLiv1.pat.W.v2, whole genome shotgun sequence:
- the PCDH10 gene encoding protocadherin-10 isoform X1: protein MIVLFLFALLWMVEGALCQLHYTVQEEQEHGTFVGNIAEDLGLDITKLSARRFQTAPNSRSPYLELNLETGVLYVNEKIDREQICKQSPSCLLHLEVFLENPLELFRVEIEVLDINDNPPSFPEPDLTVEISESATPGTRFPLESAFDPDVGTNSLRTYEITPNSYFSLDVQTQGDGNRFAELVLDKPLDREQQAVHRYVLTAVDGGQPQQRTGTALLTIRVLDSNDNVPAFEQPVYTVSLPENSPPGTLVLQLNATDPDEGQNGEVIYSFSSHISARARELFGIAPRTGRLEVSGELDYEESSVYQVYVQAKDLGPNAVPAHCKVLVRVLDANDNAPEISFSTVKEAVSEAAAPGTVVALFSVSDRDSEENGQVQCELLQGDVPFRLKSSFKNYYTIVTEGPLDREQAGGDAYTLTVVARDRGEPPLSTSKSIQVRVSDVNDNAPRFSQPVYQVYVSENNVPGAYIYAVSATDRDQGANAQLAYSILESQIQGMSVFTYVSINSENGFLYALRSFDYEQLKEFSFQVEARDAGEEPQPLAGNATVNIIVVDQNDNAPAIVSPLPGRNGTPAREALPRGAEPGYLVSRVAAVDADDGENARLTYSIVRGNEASLFRMDWRTGELRTARRVPAKRDPQRPYELVIEVRDHGQPPLSSTAAIQVVLVDGAAERPGGGGGLGVGAGAGGGGGSGSGEHRPSRSGGDTSLDLTLILIIALGSVSFIFLLAMIVLAVRCQKEKKLNIYTCLASDCCLGCCCCCPCCSRQARARKKKLSKSDIMLVQSSNVPSNPAQVPVEESGSFGSHHHNQNYCYQVCLTPESAKTDLMFLKPCSPSRSTDAEHNPCGAIVTGYADQQPDIISNGSILSSETKHQRAELSYLVDRPRRVNSSAFQEADIVSSKDSGHGDSEQGDSDHDATNRGQSSGMDLFSNCTEECKALGHSDRCWMPSFVPSDGRQAADYRSNLHVPGMDSVPDTEVFETPEAQPGAERSFSTFGKEKALHNTLERKELDGLLSNTRAPYKPPYLKHGWQQSKPHSTSPSPSRVSHPLPGYTTTKALAISGSQSGL from the exons ATGATTGTGCTATTCCTCTTTGCCTTGCTCTGGATGGTGGAGGGGGCCCTTTGCCAGCTCCATTACACGGTGCAGGAAGAGCAAGAGCATGGCACGTTCGTGGGGAATATCGCCGAGGACCTGGGCTTGGACATTACAAAACTTTCGGCTCGCCGCTTCCAGACGGCGCCCAACTCCCGCAGCCCTTACCTGGAACTCAACCTGGAGACCGGGGTGCTCTACGTGAATGAGAAGATCGACCGGGAGCAGATCTGCAAGCAGAgcccctcctgcctgctgcaCCTGGAGGTCTTCCTGGAGAACCCCCTCGAGCTGTTCCGGGTGGAGATCGAGGTGCTGGACATCAACGACAACCCGCCCTCCTTTCCGGAGCCCGACCTCACTGTGGAGATCTCGGAGAGCGCCACGCCGGGCACCCGCTTCCCCCTGGAGAGCGCGTTCGACCCCGACGTGGGCACCAACTCGCTGCGCACCTACGAGATCACCCCCAATAGCTACTTCTCTCTCGACGTGCAGACGCAGGGGGACGGCAACCGCTTCGCCGAGCTGGTGTTGGACAAGCCCCTAGACCGGGAGCAGCAAGCGGTGCACCGCTACGTGCTGACCGCAGTGGACGgcgggcagccccagcagcgcACCGGTACCGCCCTGCTCACCATCAGGGTGCTGGACTCCAATGACAACGTCCCCGCCTTCGAGCAGCCCGTCTACACTGTGTCCCTACCGGAGAACTCGCCGCCGGGAACCCTGGTGCTGCAGCTCAACGCCACCGACCCCGATGAGGGCCAAAACGGCGAGGTGATCTATTCCTTCAGCAGCCACATCTCGGCCCGCGCCCGGGAGCTTTTCGGCATCGCGCCGCGCACCGGGCGGCTGGAGGTGAGCGGCGAGCTGGACTACGAGGAAAGTAGCGTGTACCAAGTGTACGTGCAAGCCAAGGACCTGGGACCCAACGCCGTGCCAGCGCACTGCAAGGTGCTGGTGCGGGTACTGGACGCCAATGACAACGCGCCCGAGATCAGCTTCTCCACCGTCAAAGAGGCGGTGAGCGAGGCGGCGGCGCCGGGTACCGTGGTCGCCCTCTTCAGCGTCTCGGACCGTGACTCAGAGGAGAACGGGCAGGTGCAgtgtgagctgctgcagggcGACGTGCCTTTCCGCCTCAAGAGCTCCTTCAAGAACTACTACACCATCGTCACCGAGGGGCCGCTGGACCGCGAGCAGGCGGGCGGCGATGCCTACACCCTCACCGTCGTGGCCCGGGACCGCGGCGAGCCCCCGCTGAGCACCAGCAAGTCCATCCAGGTGCGGGTGAGCGACGTGAACGACAACGCGCCGCGCTTCAGCCAGCCCGTCTACCAGGTCTACGTGAGCGAGAACAACGTGCCCGGAGCCTACATCTACGCCGTCAGCGCCACCGACCGGGACCAGGGCGCCAACGCCCAGCTCGCCTACTCCATCCTGGAAAGCCAGATCCAGGGCATGTCCGTCTTTACCTACGTCTCCATCAACTCCGAGAATGGCTTCCTCTACGCCCTCCGCTCCTTCGACTATGAGCAGCTCAAGGAGTTCAGCTTCCAGGTGGAGGCCCGCGACGCCGGCGAGGAGCCGCAGCCGCTGGCCGGCAACGCCACTGTCAACATCATCGTGGTGGACCAGAACGACAACGCCCCCGCCATCGTCAGCCCCCTGCCCGGCCGCAATGGCACCCCGGCGCGGGAGGcgctgccccgcggcgccgAGCCGGGCTACCTGGTGAGCCGGGTGGCGGCGGTGGACGCCGACGACGGGGAGAACGCCCGCCTCACCTACAGCATCGTGCGGGGCAATGAGGCCAGCCTCTTCCGCATGGACTGGCGTACAGGGGAGCTGCGGACGGCGCGCAGGGTGCCGGCCAAGCGCGACCCCCAGCGCCCCTACGAGCTGGTCATCGAGGTGCGGGACCACGGGCAACCGCCGCTCTCCTCCACCGCCGCCATCCAGGTGGTGCTGGTGGACGGCGCGGCCGAGCGGCCGGGCGGCGGTGGTGGCCTGGGCGTgggggcgggcgcggggggcggcggtgGCAGCGGCTCCGGTGAGCATCGCCCCAGCCGCTCCGGGGGGGACACCTCCCTCGACCTCACCCTCATCCTCATCATCGCCCTGGGCTCCGTCTCCTTCATCTTCCTGCTGGCCATGATCGTGCTGGCCGTGCGCTGCCAGAAGGAGAAGAAGCTCAACATCTACACCTGCCTGGCCAGCGActgctgcctgggctgctgctgctgctgcccctgctgcagcCGCCAGGCGCGGGCCCGCAAGAAGAAGCTCAGCAAGTCGGACATCATGCTGGTGCAGAGCTCCAACGTGCCCAGCAACCCGGCCCAGGTGCCGGTGGAGGAGTCGGGCAGCTTCGGCTCCCACCACCACAACCAGAACTACTGCTACCAGGTCTGCCTCACCCCCGAGTCCGCCAAGACCGACCTGATGTTCCTCAAGCCCTGCAGCCCTTCCCGCAGCACCGACGCCGAGCACAACCCCTGCGGGGCCATCGTGACCGGCTACGCCGACCAGCAGCCCGACATCATCTCTAACGGCAGCATTTTGTCCAGCGAG ACAAAACATCAGCGTGCTGAGCTCAGTTACCTAGTTGACAGACCCCGACGGGTAAACAG TTCTGCATTCCAGGAAGCAGACATAGTAAGCTCTAAGGACAGTGGTCATGGAGACAGTGAGCAAGGAGACAGTGATCATGATGCCACTAATCGAGGTCAATCCTCTG GCATGGATCTCTTCTCCAATTGCACAGAGGAATGTAAAGCACTGGGCCACTCAGATCGGTGCTGGATGCCTTCCTTTGTTCCATCCGATGGACGCCAAGCTGCAGATTACCGCAGCAATCTGCATGTACCTGGCATGGACTCCGTTCCAGACACTGAAGTGTT
- the PCDH10 gene encoding protocadherin-10 isoform X4, whose translation MIVLFLFALLWMVEGALCQLHYTVQEEQEHGTFVGNIAEDLGLDITKLSARRFQTAPNSRSPYLELNLETGVLYVNEKIDREQICKQSPSCLLHLEVFLENPLELFRVEIEVLDINDNPPSFPEPDLTVEISESATPGTRFPLESAFDPDVGTNSLRTYEITPNSYFSLDVQTQGDGNRFAELVLDKPLDREQQAVHRYVLTAVDGGQPQQRTGTALLTIRVLDSNDNVPAFEQPVYTVSLPENSPPGTLVLQLNATDPDEGQNGEVIYSFSSHISARARELFGIAPRTGRLEVSGELDYEESSVYQVYVQAKDLGPNAVPAHCKVLVRVLDANDNAPEISFSTVKEAVSEAAAPGTVVALFSVSDRDSEENGQVQCELLQGDVPFRLKSSFKNYYTIVTEGPLDREQAGGDAYTLTVVARDRGEPPLSTSKSIQVRVSDVNDNAPRFSQPVYQVYVSENNVPGAYIYAVSATDRDQGANAQLAYSILESQIQGMSVFTYVSINSENGFLYALRSFDYEQLKEFSFQVEARDAGEEPQPLAGNATVNIIVVDQNDNAPAIVSPLPGRNGTPAREALPRGAEPGYLVSRVAAVDADDGENARLTYSIVRGNEASLFRMDWRTGELRTARRVPAKRDPQRPYELVIEVRDHGQPPLSSTAAIQVVLVDGAAERPGGGGGLGVGAGAGGGGGSGSGEHRPSRSGGDTSLDLTLILIIALGSVSFIFLLAMIVLAVRCQKEKKLNIYTCLASDCCLGCCCCCPCCSRQARARKKKLSKSDIMLVQSSNVPSNPAQVPVEESGSFGSHHHNQNYCYQVCLTPESAKTDLMFLKPCSPSRSTDAEHNPCGAIVTGYADQQPDIISNGSILSSETKHQRAELSYLVDRPRRVNSSAFQEADIVSSKDSGHGDSEQGDSDHDATNRGQSSGMDLFSNCTEECKALGHSDRCWMPSFVPSDGRQAADYRSNLHVPGMDSVPDTEVFETPEAQPGAERSFSTFGKEKALHNTLERKELDGLLSNTRAPYKPPYLTRKRIC comes from the exons ATGATTGTGCTATTCCTCTTTGCCTTGCTCTGGATGGTGGAGGGGGCCCTTTGCCAGCTCCATTACACGGTGCAGGAAGAGCAAGAGCATGGCACGTTCGTGGGGAATATCGCCGAGGACCTGGGCTTGGACATTACAAAACTTTCGGCTCGCCGCTTCCAGACGGCGCCCAACTCCCGCAGCCCTTACCTGGAACTCAACCTGGAGACCGGGGTGCTCTACGTGAATGAGAAGATCGACCGGGAGCAGATCTGCAAGCAGAgcccctcctgcctgctgcaCCTGGAGGTCTTCCTGGAGAACCCCCTCGAGCTGTTCCGGGTGGAGATCGAGGTGCTGGACATCAACGACAACCCGCCCTCCTTTCCGGAGCCCGACCTCACTGTGGAGATCTCGGAGAGCGCCACGCCGGGCACCCGCTTCCCCCTGGAGAGCGCGTTCGACCCCGACGTGGGCACCAACTCGCTGCGCACCTACGAGATCACCCCCAATAGCTACTTCTCTCTCGACGTGCAGACGCAGGGGGACGGCAACCGCTTCGCCGAGCTGGTGTTGGACAAGCCCCTAGACCGGGAGCAGCAAGCGGTGCACCGCTACGTGCTGACCGCAGTGGACGgcgggcagccccagcagcgcACCGGTACCGCCCTGCTCACCATCAGGGTGCTGGACTCCAATGACAACGTCCCCGCCTTCGAGCAGCCCGTCTACACTGTGTCCCTACCGGAGAACTCGCCGCCGGGAACCCTGGTGCTGCAGCTCAACGCCACCGACCCCGATGAGGGCCAAAACGGCGAGGTGATCTATTCCTTCAGCAGCCACATCTCGGCCCGCGCCCGGGAGCTTTTCGGCATCGCGCCGCGCACCGGGCGGCTGGAGGTGAGCGGCGAGCTGGACTACGAGGAAAGTAGCGTGTACCAAGTGTACGTGCAAGCCAAGGACCTGGGACCCAACGCCGTGCCAGCGCACTGCAAGGTGCTGGTGCGGGTACTGGACGCCAATGACAACGCGCCCGAGATCAGCTTCTCCACCGTCAAAGAGGCGGTGAGCGAGGCGGCGGCGCCGGGTACCGTGGTCGCCCTCTTCAGCGTCTCGGACCGTGACTCAGAGGAGAACGGGCAGGTGCAgtgtgagctgctgcagggcGACGTGCCTTTCCGCCTCAAGAGCTCCTTCAAGAACTACTACACCATCGTCACCGAGGGGCCGCTGGACCGCGAGCAGGCGGGCGGCGATGCCTACACCCTCACCGTCGTGGCCCGGGACCGCGGCGAGCCCCCGCTGAGCACCAGCAAGTCCATCCAGGTGCGGGTGAGCGACGTGAACGACAACGCGCCGCGCTTCAGCCAGCCCGTCTACCAGGTCTACGTGAGCGAGAACAACGTGCCCGGAGCCTACATCTACGCCGTCAGCGCCACCGACCGGGACCAGGGCGCCAACGCCCAGCTCGCCTACTCCATCCTGGAAAGCCAGATCCAGGGCATGTCCGTCTTTACCTACGTCTCCATCAACTCCGAGAATGGCTTCCTCTACGCCCTCCGCTCCTTCGACTATGAGCAGCTCAAGGAGTTCAGCTTCCAGGTGGAGGCCCGCGACGCCGGCGAGGAGCCGCAGCCGCTGGCCGGCAACGCCACTGTCAACATCATCGTGGTGGACCAGAACGACAACGCCCCCGCCATCGTCAGCCCCCTGCCCGGCCGCAATGGCACCCCGGCGCGGGAGGcgctgccccgcggcgccgAGCCGGGCTACCTGGTGAGCCGGGTGGCGGCGGTGGACGCCGACGACGGGGAGAACGCCCGCCTCACCTACAGCATCGTGCGGGGCAATGAGGCCAGCCTCTTCCGCATGGACTGGCGTACAGGGGAGCTGCGGACGGCGCGCAGGGTGCCGGCCAAGCGCGACCCCCAGCGCCCCTACGAGCTGGTCATCGAGGTGCGGGACCACGGGCAACCGCCGCTCTCCTCCACCGCCGCCATCCAGGTGGTGCTGGTGGACGGCGCGGCCGAGCGGCCGGGCGGCGGTGGTGGCCTGGGCGTgggggcgggcgcggggggcggcggtgGCAGCGGCTCCGGTGAGCATCGCCCCAGCCGCTCCGGGGGGGACACCTCCCTCGACCTCACCCTCATCCTCATCATCGCCCTGGGCTCCGTCTCCTTCATCTTCCTGCTGGCCATGATCGTGCTGGCCGTGCGCTGCCAGAAGGAGAAGAAGCTCAACATCTACACCTGCCTGGCCAGCGActgctgcctgggctgctgctgctgctgcccctgctgcagcCGCCAGGCGCGGGCCCGCAAGAAGAAGCTCAGCAAGTCGGACATCATGCTGGTGCAGAGCTCCAACGTGCCCAGCAACCCGGCCCAGGTGCCGGTGGAGGAGTCGGGCAGCTTCGGCTCCCACCACCACAACCAGAACTACTGCTACCAGGTCTGCCTCACCCCCGAGTCCGCCAAGACCGACCTGATGTTCCTCAAGCCCTGCAGCCCTTCCCGCAGCACCGACGCCGAGCACAACCCCTGCGGGGCCATCGTGACCGGCTACGCCGACCAGCAGCCCGACATCATCTCTAACGGCAGCATTTTGTCCAGCGAG ACAAAACATCAGCGTGCTGAGCTCAGTTACCTAGTTGACAGACCCCGACGGGTAAACAG TTCTGCATTCCAGGAAGCAGACATAGTAAGCTCTAAGGACAGTGGTCATGGAGACAGTGAGCAAGGAGACAGTGATCATGATGCCACTAATCGAGGTCAATCCTCTG GCATGGATCTCTTCTCCAATTGCACAGAGGAATGTAAAGCACTGGGCCACTCAGATCGGTGCTGGATGCCTTCCTTTGTTCCATCCGATGGACGCCAAGCTGCAGATTACCGCAGCAATCTGCATGTACCTGGCATGGACTCCGTTCCAGACACTGAAGTGTT
- the PCDH10 gene encoding protocadherin-10 isoform X6, with protein sequence MIVLFLFALLWMVEGALCQLHYTVQEEQEHGTFVGNIAEDLGLDITKLSARRFQTAPNSRSPYLELNLETGVLYVNEKIDREQICKQSPSCLLHLEVFLENPLELFRVEIEVLDINDNPPSFPEPDLTVEISESATPGTRFPLESAFDPDVGTNSLRTYEITPNSYFSLDVQTQGDGNRFAELVLDKPLDREQQAVHRYVLTAVDGGQPQQRTGTALLTIRVLDSNDNVPAFEQPVYTVSLPENSPPGTLVLQLNATDPDEGQNGEVIYSFSSHISARARELFGIAPRTGRLEVSGELDYEESSVYQVYVQAKDLGPNAVPAHCKVLVRVLDANDNAPEISFSTVKEAVSEAAAPGTVVALFSVSDRDSEENGQVQCELLQGDVPFRLKSSFKNYYTIVTEGPLDREQAGGDAYTLTVVARDRGEPPLSTSKSIQVRVSDVNDNAPRFSQPVYQVYVSENNVPGAYIYAVSATDRDQGANAQLAYSILESQIQGMSVFTYVSINSENGFLYALRSFDYEQLKEFSFQVEARDAGEEPQPLAGNATVNIIVVDQNDNAPAIVSPLPGRNGTPAREALPRGAEPGYLVSRVAAVDADDGENARLTYSIVRGNEASLFRMDWRTGELRTARRVPAKRDPQRPYELVIEVRDHGQPPLSSTAAIQVVLVDGAAERPGGGGGLGVGAGAGGGGGSGSGEHRPSRSGGDTSLDLTLILIIALGSVSFIFLLAMIVLAVRCQKEKKLNIYTCLASDCCLGCCCCCPCCSRQARARKKKLSKSDIMLVQSSNVPSNPAQVPVEESGSFGSHHHNQNYCYQVCLTPESAKTDLMFLKPCSPSRSTDAEHNPCGAIVTGYADQQPDIISNGSILSSETKHQRAELSYLVDRPRRVNSSAFQEADIVSSKDSGHGDSEQGDSDHDATNRGQSSARKRIC encoded by the exons ATGATTGTGCTATTCCTCTTTGCCTTGCTCTGGATGGTGGAGGGGGCCCTTTGCCAGCTCCATTACACGGTGCAGGAAGAGCAAGAGCATGGCACGTTCGTGGGGAATATCGCCGAGGACCTGGGCTTGGACATTACAAAACTTTCGGCTCGCCGCTTCCAGACGGCGCCCAACTCCCGCAGCCCTTACCTGGAACTCAACCTGGAGACCGGGGTGCTCTACGTGAATGAGAAGATCGACCGGGAGCAGATCTGCAAGCAGAgcccctcctgcctgctgcaCCTGGAGGTCTTCCTGGAGAACCCCCTCGAGCTGTTCCGGGTGGAGATCGAGGTGCTGGACATCAACGACAACCCGCCCTCCTTTCCGGAGCCCGACCTCACTGTGGAGATCTCGGAGAGCGCCACGCCGGGCACCCGCTTCCCCCTGGAGAGCGCGTTCGACCCCGACGTGGGCACCAACTCGCTGCGCACCTACGAGATCACCCCCAATAGCTACTTCTCTCTCGACGTGCAGACGCAGGGGGACGGCAACCGCTTCGCCGAGCTGGTGTTGGACAAGCCCCTAGACCGGGAGCAGCAAGCGGTGCACCGCTACGTGCTGACCGCAGTGGACGgcgggcagccccagcagcgcACCGGTACCGCCCTGCTCACCATCAGGGTGCTGGACTCCAATGACAACGTCCCCGCCTTCGAGCAGCCCGTCTACACTGTGTCCCTACCGGAGAACTCGCCGCCGGGAACCCTGGTGCTGCAGCTCAACGCCACCGACCCCGATGAGGGCCAAAACGGCGAGGTGATCTATTCCTTCAGCAGCCACATCTCGGCCCGCGCCCGGGAGCTTTTCGGCATCGCGCCGCGCACCGGGCGGCTGGAGGTGAGCGGCGAGCTGGACTACGAGGAAAGTAGCGTGTACCAAGTGTACGTGCAAGCCAAGGACCTGGGACCCAACGCCGTGCCAGCGCACTGCAAGGTGCTGGTGCGGGTACTGGACGCCAATGACAACGCGCCCGAGATCAGCTTCTCCACCGTCAAAGAGGCGGTGAGCGAGGCGGCGGCGCCGGGTACCGTGGTCGCCCTCTTCAGCGTCTCGGACCGTGACTCAGAGGAGAACGGGCAGGTGCAgtgtgagctgctgcagggcGACGTGCCTTTCCGCCTCAAGAGCTCCTTCAAGAACTACTACACCATCGTCACCGAGGGGCCGCTGGACCGCGAGCAGGCGGGCGGCGATGCCTACACCCTCACCGTCGTGGCCCGGGACCGCGGCGAGCCCCCGCTGAGCACCAGCAAGTCCATCCAGGTGCGGGTGAGCGACGTGAACGACAACGCGCCGCGCTTCAGCCAGCCCGTCTACCAGGTCTACGTGAGCGAGAACAACGTGCCCGGAGCCTACATCTACGCCGTCAGCGCCACCGACCGGGACCAGGGCGCCAACGCCCAGCTCGCCTACTCCATCCTGGAAAGCCAGATCCAGGGCATGTCCGTCTTTACCTACGTCTCCATCAACTCCGAGAATGGCTTCCTCTACGCCCTCCGCTCCTTCGACTATGAGCAGCTCAAGGAGTTCAGCTTCCAGGTGGAGGCCCGCGACGCCGGCGAGGAGCCGCAGCCGCTGGCCGGCAACGCCACTGTCAACATCATCGTGGTGGACCAGAACGACAACGCCCCCGCCATCGTCAGCCCCCTGCCCGGCCGCAATGGCACCCCGGCGCGGGAGGcgctgccccgcggcgccgAGCCGGGCTACCTGGTGAGCCGGGTGGCGGCGGTGGACGCCGACGACGGGGAGAACGCCCGCCTCACCTACAGCATCGTGCGGGGCAATGAGGCCAGCCTCTTCCGCATGGACTGGCGTACAGGGGAGCTGCGGACGGCGCGCAGGGTGCCGGCCAAGCGCGACCCCCAGCGCCCCTACGAGCTGGTCATCGAGGTGCGGGACCACGGGCAACCGCCGCTCTCCTCCACCGCCGCCATCCAGGTGGTGCTGGTGGACGGCGCGGCCGAGCGGCCGGGCGGCGGTGGTGGCCTGGGCGTgggggcgggcgcggggggcggcggtgGCAGCGGCTCCGGTGAGCATCGCCCCAGCCGCTCCGGGGGGGACACCTCCCTCGACCTCACCCTCATCCTCATCATCGCCCTGGGCTCCGTCTCCTTCATCTTCCTGCTGGCCATGATCGTGCTGGCCGTGCGCTGCCAGAAGGAGAAGAAGCTCAACATCTACACCTGCCTGGCCAGCGActgctgcctgggctgctgctgctgctgcccctgctgcagcCGCCAGGCGCGGGCCCGCAAGAAGAAGCTCAGCAAGTCGGACATCATGCTGGTGCAGAGCTCCAACGTGCCCAGCAACCCGGCCCAGGTGCCGGTGGAGGAGTCGGGCAGCTTCGGCTCCCACCACCACAACCAGAACTACTGCTACCAGGTCTGCCTCACCCCCGAGTCCGCCAAGACCGACCTGATGTTCCTCAAGCCCTGCAGCCCTTCCCGCAGCACCGACGCCGAGCACAACCCCTGCGGGGCCATCGTGACCGGCTACGCCGACCAGCAGCCCGACATCATCTCTAACGGCAGCATTTTGTCCAGCGAG ACAAAACATCAGCGTGCTGAGCTCAGTTACCTAGTTGACAGACCCCGACGGGTAAACAG TTCTGCATTCCAGGAAGCAGACATAGTAAGCTCTAAGGACAGTGGTCATGGAGACAGTGAGCAAGGAGACAGTGATCATGATGCCACTAATCGAGGTCAATCCTCTG